A genome region from Streptomyces sp. S4.7 includes the following:
- a CDS encoding 2-hydroxyacid dehydrogenase: MRILAAGDHFVLNSLITEALGRVVPGPAEITRLTLPWPLTPFGRVAEVDEANDCEDALIEALDGVEVCVTQMGPFTERVLAASPALRMVAVCRGGPVNVNVDAARARGVKVCFAPGRNAAATAEFTVGMILAALRRIPEAHNSLVLEGKWDASHYTYERCGPELEDTPVGLIGYGAVGSRVARVLTAFGAEVEVYDPYVRGDVHGMRSPSLEALLSRSSVVTLHARLTPETKGLIGARELALLPRGSTLVNVARGGLIDTDALCDALDSGQLGAAALDTYEQEPLPAGSRLHGTPNVVLTPHLGGASRAVARKAARIAAAEVARYAKGEPLAHCLT; this comes from the coding sequence ATGAGGATCCTCGCAGCTGGTGATCATTTCGTCCTCAACTCCCTGATCACCGAGGCCCTGGGGCGCGTCGTCCCCGGCCCGGCCGAGATCACCCGACTCACCCTCCCCTGGCCGCTCACCCCCTTCGGCAGGGTCGCCGAGGTCGACGAGGCCAACGACTGCGAGGACGCGCTGATCGAGGCGCTGGACGGGGTCGAGGTCTGTGTGACCCAGATGGGGCCCTTCACCGAACGGGTGCTGGCCGCCTCCCCCGCGCTGCGGATGGTCGCCGTGTGCCGGGGCGGCCCGGTCAACGTCAACGTCGACGCCGCCCGCGCGCGCGGCGTCAAGGTCTGCTTCGCGCCGGGACGCAACGCGGCGGCCACGGCCGAGTTCACCGTCGGGATGATCCTCGCGGCCCTGCGGCGGATCCCCGAGGCACACAACTCCCTCGTTCTGGAAGGAAAATGGGACGCCTCGCACTACACGTACGAGCGCTGCGGCCCGGAGCTGGAGGACACGCCGGTGGGGCTGATCGGTTACGGCGCGGTCGGCAGCCGGGTCGCCCGCGTGCTGACCGCGTTCGGCGCCGAGGTGGAGGTGTACGACCCGTATGTACGGGGCGACGTGCACGGCATGCGGTCCCCGTCGCTGGAGGCGCTGCTGTCCCGGTCGAGCGTCGTCACGCTGCACGCGCGGCTCACCCCGGAGACGAAGGGTCTGATCGGCGCGCGTGAACTCGCGCTGCTGCCAAGGGGATCGACCCTGGTGAACGTGGCGCGCGGCGGGCTCATCGACACGGACGCGCTGTGCGACGCGCTCGACAGCGGGCAGCTGGGCGCGGCGGCGCTCGACACGTACGAGCAGGAGCCACTGCCGGCCGGGTCCCGGCTGCACGGCACCCCCAATGTGGTGCTGACCCCGCATCTGGGCGGGGCCAGCAGGGCCGTGGCCCGCAAGGCGGCGCGGATCGCCGCCGCCGAGGTCGCGCGCTACGCCAAGGGCGAGCCACTGGCGCACTGCCTGACATGA
- a CDS encoding FGGY-family carbohydrate kinase, which produces MYVGIDVGTSMVKAAAFDAGGRALAVESRPVRLDIHGGHAEQDMEELYGAVVDALDTLTAALPGPVELAGLTGQGDGVWLVDAEGRPVRPAISWMDGRAHEFVDEWLASGVFESVFRRSGSAMFPGCPGPVLAWLDRHEPAALDAATTALYCKDMVFQRLTGVRATDVSDASMPFLDPRTRQYSGDVLAELGLAHREGLLAPVSDPVAIGELPSGLRIANGPYDLPACALGAGVTEPGDGLLIIGTCLASLVATDTLDLEGEPGGLHISTDRPGHWLRAMPAMVGTAALDWVLTTTGTDLTEVDSLLDAVEPGAGGVRVLPYFAPSGERAPFVDPALRAEVTGVSLESTAADLIRATCEGIAYAARHCLEAAGLTGSLAVCGGGTRSPAWMRLFADVLGRPLRIVEGEVGARGAVLASAARHGVPLDIAAWTSPAAVVTPDPVRAAYYTKGYDDHLALLASARARHGS; this is translated from the coding sequence ATGTACGTCGGTATCGATGTCGGCACGTCGATGGTGAAGGCCGCGGCCTTCGACGCGGGAGGCCGGGCGCTCGCCGTCGAGTCCCGCCCGGTGCGCCTCGACATCCACGGCGGCCATGCCGAGCAGGACATGGAGGAGCTGTACGGCGCGGTCGTCGACGCCCTCGACACGCTCACCGCCGCGCTGCCCGGACCGGTCGAGCTGGCCGGGCTCACCGGTCAGGGCGACGGGGTCTGGCTGGTCGACGCCGAGGGGCGTCCGGTGCGGCCCGCGATCTCCTGGATGGACGGCAGGGCTCACGAGTTCGTGGACGAGTGGCTGGCGTCCGGCGTCTTCGAGTCGGTGTTCCGGCGCAGCGGCAGCGCGATGTTCCCGGGCTGCCCGGGACCCGTGCTGGCCTGGCTCGACCGCCACGAGCCGGCCGCGCTGGACGCCGCGACGACGGCGCTGTACTGCAAGGACATGGTCTTCCAGCGGCTGACCGGGGTGCGTGCGACGGATGTCTCGGACGCGTCGATGCCGTTCCTGGACCCGAGGACACGGCAGTACTCGGGCGACGTGCTCGCGGAGCTGGGCCTCGCGCACCGGGAGGGGCTGCTGGCCCCGGTCAGCGATCCGGTCGCGATCGGTGAGCTGCCCTCGGGGTTACGGATCGCGAACGGGCCGTACGACCTGCCGGCCTGCGCACTGGGCGCGGGGGTCACCGAGCCGGGCGACGGACTGCTGATCATCGGTACGTGCCTGGCCTCGCTCGTCGCGACGGACACCCTCGACCTGGAGGGTGAGCCGGGCGGGCTGCACATCTCGACGGACCGGCCGGGGCACTGGCTGCGCGCCATGCCCGCGATGGTGGGGACCGCCGCGCTCGACTGGGTGCTGACCACGACCGGCACGGACCTCACGGAGGTGGACTCCCTGCTGGACGCGGTGGAGCCGGGCGCGGGCGGTGTCAGGGTGCTCCCCTACTTCGCGCCGTCCGGTGAGCGCGCGCCGTTCGTCGACCCGGCGCTGCGGGCCGAGGTGACCGGTGTCTCACTGGAGTCGACGGCGGCCGATCTGATCAGGGCCACCTGCGAGGGCATCGCGTACGCCGCCCGGCACTGCCTGGAGGCGGCGGGCCTGACGGGCAGCCTCGCGGTCTGCGGCGGCGGCACCCGGAGCCCCGCGTGGATGCGCCTGTTCGCCGATGTGCTCGGCCGCCCGCTGCGGATCGTGGAGGGCGAGGTGGGCGCACGGGGCGCGGTCCTCGCGTCGGCGGCACGCCACGGGGTGCCGCTGGACATCGCCGCGTGGACTTCCCCCGCGGCGGTGGTGACGCCGGACCCAGTGCGGGCGGCGTACTACACGAAGGGTTACGACGACCACCTCGCGCTCCTGGCGTCGGCGCGGGCGCGGCACGGTTCGTAG